In a genomic window of Hyphomonas sp.:
- the phoB gene encoding phosphate regulon transcriptional regulator PhoB, protein MKPYVLIAEDESAVSELLFYNLKKEDYEVAIAGDGEEAMLMIEERAPDLLLLDWMLPKVSGIEVCRRIRSGGANPNLPIIMLTARGEESDRIRGLDTGADDYVTKPFSTTELMARVRAVLRRIRPGLKDDKITVGDIEIDRVAHKVARNGQDIHLGPTEFRLLDYFMQHPGRVFSREQLLDTVWGSDVYVEARTVDVHVGRLRKALRQEGGDDPIRTVRSAGYALRAD, encoded by the coding sequence ATGAAGCCTTACGTACTCATCGCTGAAGACGAAAGCGCCGTCTCGGAACTGCTCTTCTACAATTTGAAGAAGGAAGACTACGAGGTCGCGATTGCGGGGGATGGCGAGGAAGCCATGCTCATGATCGAGGAGCGCGCGCCGGACCTGCTTCTGCTCGACTGGATGTTGCCCAAGGTCAGCGGGATCGAGGTGTGCCGTCGGATTCGCAGCGGGGGTGCCAATCCCAACCTGCCGATCATCATGCTGACGGCGCGCGGTGAGGAAAGTGACCGGATCCGCGGTCTTGATACCGGCGCCGACGATTATGTCACCAAGCCCTTCTCGACCACCGAACTCATGGCCCGTGTCCGGGCGGTGCTGCGCCGGATTCGTCCGGGCCTGAAGGATGACAAGATCACGGTGGGGGACATCGAGATCGACCGCGTCGCCCACAAGGTGGCCCGCAATGGTCAGGACATCCATCTCGGCCCGACGGAATTCCGCCTGCTCGACTATTTCATGCAGCATCCGGGGCGCGTGTTCTCACGCGAACAGCTTCTGGACACGGTCTGGGGATCGGACGTCTATGTCGAGGCGCGCACGGTTGACGTGCATGTCGGGCGCCTGCGGAAGGCCCTGCGTCAGGAAGGCGGGGACGATCCGATCCGGACCGTCCGTTCCGCCGGATATGCGCTGCGCGCCGACTAA
- a CDS encoding dienelactone hydrolase family protein yields the protein MSAVDYTVDGKTFEGFFLRPKGKDVAPVVIIAHAWGGLGDNEREKAARVAEMGYAAFAIDVYGKGKRGTTVEENQALMNPLVEDRAELQKRLAGGLAAAKQQVGVDPKKAAAIGFCFGGLCVLDMARANQDVLGVASFHGLFRPAENLPAPKITAKVLMEHGWHDPMATPEDVMAVTKEMDAAGADWQLHVHGNSMHSFTTLGADNKEMGTVYNADADRRSFENLESFLAELF from the coding sequence ATGAGCGCAGTTGATTACACGGTCGACGGGAAGACCTTTGAAGGCTTCTTCCTGCGTCCAAAAGGCAAGGACGTCGCCCCGGTCGTCATCATCGCCCATGCCTGGGGCGGCCTTGGCGATAATGAACGGGAGAAAGCCGCACGCGTGGCCGAGATGGGCTATGCCGCTTTTGCAATCGACGTTTACGGCAAAGGCAAGCGCGGGACTACGGTCGAAGAGAACCAGGCCCTGATGAATCCGCTGGTCGAGGATCGTGCGGAGCTTCAGAAACGTCTTGCCGGTGGCCTTGCCGCCGCAAAGCAGCAGGTGGGTGTCGACCCGAAGAAAGCCGCCGCCATCGGGTTCTGCTTTGGTGGCCTCTGCGTGCTGGACATGGCTCGCGCCAATCAGGATGTTCTGGGCGTTGCCTCATTCCACGGCCTGTTCCGTCCGGCCGAGAACCTGCCTGCCCCGAAGATCACCGCCAAGGTATTGATGGAGCATGGCTGGCACGACCCGATGGCCACGCCGGAGGATGTGATGGCCGTGACGAAGGAAATGGACGCTGCTGGCGCGGACTGGCAACTCCACGTCCACGGCAATTCCATGCACTCCTTCACCACGCTGGGCGCAGACAACAAGGAGATGGGCACGGTCTACAATGCTGATGCAGACCGGCGCAGCTTCGAAAACCTCGAAAGCTTCCTGGCGGAACTCTTTTAG
- a CDS encoding phasin family protein — MAKKKDKKTAPKPAEAKSGKTAKKSSKAKKTGKAGKTTVAPDLNTADMAHKIWLAGVGAYGKAYDTAIANTKAFNKQSTELFEDLVKRGEAIEKDVRARVEDNEAMKSATKSAAKYAEAAREFQTQARDEFEARMERMRDLLGVKGLGKKGSKLAAKLDKLEDEVAETVSKARSKSKARTNDLKQRITRLTEEIEAVATETGADLAKSGKKAVTRTSKAVQAAMTKPAESPEKPAAKPKPATRQASVDDFTRMTGVGPAFAAKLKAAGITSFAQIAALKKADIDALDAKIMARGRIVRDGWVKQARALMK, encoded by the coding sequence ATGGCGAAGAAGAAAGACAAGAAGACCGCCCCGAAACCGGCGGAAGCGAAATCCGGCAAGACGGCAAAGAAATCGTCCAAGGCCAAGAAGACTGGCAAGGCCGGAAAGACGACCGTCGCGCCCGACCTCAACACGGCCGACATGGCCCACAAGATCTGGCTGGCCGGCGTTGGCGCGTACGGCAAGGCCTATGATACGGCGATCGCGAATACCAAGGCCTTCAACAAGCAGTCCACCGAACTGTTCGAGGATCTCGTCAAGCGGGGTGAAGCAATCGAGAAGGATGTCCGCGCCCGTGTCGAGGACAATGAGGCGATGAAATCCGCCACGAAGAGCGCTGCGAAATATGCCGAAGCTGCTCGCGAATTCCAGACCCAGGCGCGCGACGAGTTCGAAGCCCGCATGGAGCGCATGCGCGACCTGCTGGGCGTGAAGGGCCTTGGCAAGAAGGGCAGCAAGCTGGCCGCGAAACTGGACAAGCTGGAGGACGAAGTCGCTGAAACCGTCTCCAAGGCCCGGTCAAAGTCCAAGGCACGCACAAATGATCTGAAGCAGCGCATCACGCGCCTGACCGAAGAGATCGAGGCGGTGGCGACCGAAACCGGCGCTGACCTGGCCAAGTCGGGCAAGAAGGCCGTTACCCGCACAAGCAAGGCCGTTCAGGCGGCAATGACGAAGCCGGCGGAGTCTCCGGAAAAGCCCGCCGCCAAACCGAAGCCGGCGACCAGACAGGCAAGTGTGGATGACTTCACCCGCATGACAGGAGTCGGTCCGGCCTTCGCCGCCAAGCTCAAGGCTGCGGGCATTACCAGCTTTGCCCAGATCGCAGCGCTGAAAAAGGCCGACATTGACGCGCTTGATGCGAAAATCATGGCCAGGGGCCGGATCGTGCGGGATGGCTGGGTCAAGCAGGCGCGGGCCCTGATGAAGTAA
- a CDS encoding TetR/AcrR family transcriptional regulator: MKTRDRILHVSLLLFNEEGESHQTAVDISNALDISPGNLYYHFKGKDAIIRTLFDRHDAEMKIILNGARGRLAQIEDSWIYLYILLEEIYDFRFFYRDLGLLLDRYPDLAVRFRGITGQMRHALVDMFDELTAGSVLRLDPRLRDVLTDQVMTTLTFWLAEDRLNTERHDGPSLIHKTVLQVMCLLPPYMGEEGVDALAGLFEHYDRVTA, from the coding sequence ATGAAAACCCGCGACCGCATACTTCATGTCAGCCTGCTGCTCTTCAACGAAGAGGGCGAGTCCCACCAGACGGCCGTCGACATATCCAATGCGCTGGATATCAGCCCGGGCAATCTCTACTACCATTTCAAGGGCAAGGACGCGATCATCCGTACGCTCTTTGACCGTCACGATGCAGAAATGAAAATCATCCTGAACGGTGCCAGAGGCCGTCTGGCGCAGATCGAGGACAGCTGGATCTATCTCTACATCCTGCTCGAAGAAATTTACGATTTTCGCTTCTTCTATCGCGATCTCGGCCTGCTGCTGGATCGGTATCCCGATCTTGCGGTGCGGTTCCGGGGGATCACCGGGCAGATGCGCCACGCTCTGGTGGACATGTTCGACGAATTGACGGCCGGGTCTGTCCTGCGGCTTGATCCCCGCCTGCGGGATGTCCTGACCGACCAGGTCATGACCACCCTGACCTTCTGGCTGGCAGAAGACCGTCTGAATACGGAGCGGCATGATGGCCCCAGCCTGATCCACAAGACAGTGCTCCAGGTCATGTGCCTCCTGCCGCCCTATATGGGGGAAGAGGGCGTGGATGCGCTGGCCGGCCTGTTCGAACATTATGATCGCGTGACCGCATGA